The genomic interval CGACTTTTTTGCCGGTTGCAAATTTCGCAAACACCGACGCGGCGTGCGCCACCTGAGTTAGCATCGACCACTTTCAGAGCTGCGGTTGTGGGTGTCTGTCGCGGGTACTCACCTCTCCTAGTTCGGGCATGTCAGTGAACGAGTGTGTGGTGAGAGTGTGTAGTAGACCACGCTGCGTTCTCACAGTAAGCTCTTCCAGGTTGCATGAAGGAGGGGCTGGGCACTGAGTGGTTTAGTGTCGCAGAGAGGGTGGGCGTGcgcagtcacgtgaccgagtACTTTCGGCTCTCGCTTTTTCATTTCCAGGTTCCAGCTGCCCGATTTCCAGCTCTGcgtcgtttttgtcgttcCATGTTCCGGGTCGGGACTCACGCTGGCGCGCTCTATCAAACATTCTCACGTCAAGTCAACATGCACCACATTTTAAGCTCCGTTAACATTCACCATTAACATGCATAATCTCAATACGTACATGTTGATGAAAGGGACGTTTTTATTATACAGATGATTTTCTGAACCGCACACAGCACAGCACAGCACgcaacacacacacacacaaaaacacatacacacaatGAAGCGGGCTTCGTTACGGCAATGGCGGGGTTTGCAGAGAAGCCTGACTCGCCGCCTGTCGTCACAGAACGTGGCTATCCAATCGTTTTCGCGCCAGAAACATCCCGCCACCCTCCTGCTACAAACGGTGATGTGGGGAGGGCTGGCTCTGGGAACGTCAGCTGTGGCGTGGACCGTGTGGCACGAAAAGTCggaggtgtttgtgccTCTTCACGTGGGCAAGTCGGTGCGCACGCCCAACGAAAAGCTCGACGGTATTGATCTGTCGCAGATCAAACATCGCATTGTGGAGCGGGCTCTAGAGAAGCTCGCAGTGGAGCAGGAGGTTGGGCTGGCTATGGGTGTGCCTGTGCAGATGAAACATGTCATCAATATGGACTCTCGCATTGTCACCAATGGCCCGACTCTCAATGGCGTGTGCATCAGCAAGACCTTCCCATACGTGCATTGGGCGTGTCGAGGCATCAATCTGGACAAGCCCAAACCGGACGTTATTTTCCAGGAGGAAACGGCCAAacccaaggaggaaaaagacGAGCCGCTGTTTCCAGAGCCTCCCAAACATCTGAGTGCCCAAATGGAGCTGGAAATCGAGGGTCCCAAGGTCGCCCACGCCACAATCACCTTCACGGCGCAGTACGATCTGCAGGAAGGGGACTACAAGGACCCGTTGATGACCCCCACGTACTCGTCGTACCTGGCGGCCAAACCGTGTGTCTCATTGAGCAATGGAGTTTTACGGTACGAAGATCGTCACGGCCACGAGCAGATTTTAAGAGTGTGGTAACAATCGACTAACCGCCTGCTGTACCGTACATACTTGTTCAAGAACCTGTACCAGGTATTAGGCACACTGGGCATCATCTCAACTTCACGATTCAGTCAGCTCATATGAAACTATTGAGTATGGGACCATCGCGACGCCTTCCGCGTATTCAACGATGATGAAAATGCTGTTACAGCATTCACCTGCCGTTGTAATGATATCAAGTCACTAACATACAACGTCACCTTCCCCCCATCAACGCCACTCAAGACAAGGTTCGGGAGCTATGGTAGGCACTGAGTCTAGGGAAGACGGAATCCGATAGTTGCAGATGAGGCAGATAGAGGGAAGGTGAAAGGGCAAAAATATGAAAAAAGCGCTGTGCCAAGATATAAATACAGACAATTAAGTATCTCAAGCAGCATATATCACATGTCCGTATCCTTGTACTGTCCATTATAACCGCCTCTCATATCTCGTGCTATGCTCATAGTCGTTCATCTCTCTCCGCATGACTGGAACCTAGATCAGGTTAAGATTGCAACCATCCACATAGCCAGAGCCGTGTGACAACATCGCCGTTTGTCTATATAACGCCCCTTATGGCACGTCGCCTTCTGCAAGTCACGGCCAATCTTTCGCTCGCTCTTCTGCCCCAAAGAGCACTACTCAAGTTCCCCCACGCGCACTTTCACACCTGCCCCACCACTCTCAACATGGCTTCCActctgcctcctcctccgaccTGGAACTACACTCCTGATGAGGTGTCTTCTCTGACGCAGACTGCCATTGACaacatcaagaagctggatgACCAGATTGCTGCCATTCCGATCGAGCAGGCCACCTGGGAAAACACCGTGGAGCCCATGATCGAGCAGGAAAACGAAGACAAGCTGTCGTCCAAATTCtatctgctcaaggagacctCGCCCAACAAGGAACTACGAGAAGCATGCAACGCTGCCGTCAAAGACGTCCAGAAGGCATCTATTGATTCCAGCATGCGACACGACGTCTACCTGCGTGTCCAGCACGTGTTCAACAacctggagaagatcaagaaggaaaagaagctGTCTCCCGAGCTGGTTCGATACCTGGAAAAGTCAGAGCAGGGCTACCGACGAAGCGGACTGGCTCTCGACGAGGCTACTCGAGACAAGGTGtctgagctcaagaagcgaatGGCAGACCTCACCCTGGCATTCTCCAAGAACCTGGCTGACGACGAGGCCTTTATTCCCttcaccgaggaggagctcgagggcgtgcccaaggaggtgtACAGCGAGTTTGCCAAGACCGATGACGGTAAGTTCAAAATGTCTTTCAAGTACCCCGAGATGTTCCCTGTCTTGGAATACGCCAAGAGCCCTGCGGTCCGAAAGcaggtgtttgtggagaaCGAGAACCGGGCTGCTGATCTCAACACTCCCctgatggaggagactATTGCTATTCGATCTCAGCTGGCAAAACTTCTGGGCTACAGACACCACTCTGACTTTGTTCTGGACATTCGAATGGCCAAGAAGTTTGAGACTGTGCGCGATTTCCTCGAGGACCTCAAGGTTAAGCTGCGAGTTCTCGGTGAGAAGGACTACAAGTCGCTgctggctctcaagaagcaggagtGCAAGGAGAATGACTGGGACTTTGACGGCAAGCTCCACATCTGGGACGTCAAGTACTACAACACTATGCAGATCAAGAACGACCTGCAGGTGGACCAACACAAGATCTCCCAGTACTTCCCTCTGAGCCGAATCTTGTCCCAGGCCATGGCCTTTTACGAGAATCTCTTTTCTCTGCGATTCGAGGAGGTTGCCAACGTCGAGGCCTGGCATGAGGACGTCAAGCTGTATCGAGTGTATAAGCGAGATGGCCCCTCTGAGCAGTTTGCCGGTTACATTTACCTGGACCTGCACCCTAGACCCAACAAGTATGGCCACGCTGCCAACTTTGGGTTCTCTCCTGGCTACTACACTAAGGACGGTAAGCGAGTGCCTCCCTGCACTGCTCTGGTTTGCAACTTCACCAAGCCCACGGCCACTAAGCCTTCTCTGATGAAGCACAATGAGGTGACCACCTTTTTCCACGAGCTTGGTCATGGAATTCACTCCATTGTTGCCGACACTCAGACCACTCGGTTCCACGGCACTGCGGTGGCTCGAGATTTTGTTGAGTGCCCCTCTCAGATTCTCGAGTTCTGGACCTGGGAGCCTGtgcagatcaaggagatttCCCAGCACTACGAGACCggcgagaagctggacgaCGCTCTGATCGACTCACTGATCCGATCCAAGCATGTCAACGATGGTCTTTTCTATCTGCGACAGGTACATTTCGCCTCGTTTGATCTGGCTGTTCACTCTCGAACCGAAGAGTCTCCTGAGCTCGATCTGCAGAACCTGTGGAACGGAATGCGAGAGGAGATTTCCCTGGTTGGAGGCGACAACGAGAAGATGGCGGGATACGCCAAGTTTGCCCACATTATGGGCGGCTACGACTCCGGCTACTACGGCTACCTGTGGTCCGAGGTGTTTGCTGCTGACATCTACTACACTCGGTTCAAGGCCGATCCCATGAACCCCAAGGCT from Yarrowia lipolytica chromosome 1F, complete sequence carries:
- a CDS encoding uncharacterized protein (Compare to YALI0F07667g, similar to uniprot|P25375 Saccharomyces cerevisiae YCL057w PRD1 proteinase yscD), encoding MARRLLQVTANLSLALLPQRALLKFPHAHFHTCPTTLNMASTLPPPPTWNYTPDEVSSLTQTAIDNIKKLDDQIAAIPIEQATWENTVEPMIEQENEDKLSSKFYLLKETSPNKELREACNAAVKDVQKASIDSSMRHDVYLRVQHVFNNLEKIKKEKKLSPELVRYLEKSEQGYRRSGLALDEATRDKVSELKKRMADLTLAFSKNLADDEAFIPFTEEELEGVPKEVYSEFAKTDDGKFKMSFKYPEMFPVLEYAKSPAVRKQVFVENENRAADLNTPLMEETIAIRSQLAKLLGYRHHSDFVLDIRMAKKFETVRDFLEDLKVKLRVLGEKDYKSLLALKKQECKENDWDFDGKLHIWDVKYYNTMQIKNDLQVDQHKISQYFPLSRILSQAMAFYENLFSLRFEEVANVEAWHEDVKLYRVYKRDGPSEQFAGYIYLDLHPRPNKYGHAANFGFSPGYYTKDGKRVPPCTALVCNFTKPTATKPSLMKHNEVTTFFHELGHGIHSIVADTQTTRFHGTAVARDFVECPSQILEFWTWEPVQIKEISQHYETGEKLDDALIDSLIRSKHVNDGLFYLRQVHFASFDLAVHSRTEESPELDLQNLWNGMREEISLVGGDNEKMAGYAKFAHIMGGYDSGYYGYLWSEVFAADIYYTRFKADPMNPKAGLEYRQSILDRGGSRDEMEGLREVLGRDPNNDAFLQELGVSDRANL
- a CDS encoding uncharacterized protein (Compare to YALI0F07645g, no similarity) produces the protein MKRASLRQWRGLQRSLTRRLSSQNVAIQSFSRQKHPATLLLQTVMWGGLALGTSAVAWTVWHEKSEVFVPLHVGKSVRTPNEKLDGIDLSQIKHRIVERALEKLAVEQEVGLAMGVPVQMKHVINMDSRIVTNGPTLNGVCISKTFPYVHWACRGINLDKPKPDVIFQEETAKPKEEKDEPLFPEPPKHLSAQMELEIEGPKVAHATITFTAQYDLQEGDYKDPLMTPTYSSYLAAKPCVSLSNGVLRYEDRHGHEQILRVW